In Pirellulales bacterium, a genomic segment contains:
- the der gene encoding ribosome biogenesis GTPase Der, whose amino-acid sequence MPLPQVVIVGRPNVGKSSLFNWLAGRRLAIVDSTAGVTRDRLTYLMDEQGMFFELVDTGGMGFDDPDKLTPQIEEQINSALEDAAVILFAVDARDGLTPADEDISRRLRYLETPIVCVANKADDASIDPNADEFYKLGRGKLICTSTLQNRNRQELLDMILERLPPTLDEDAAPDETEMKLAIVGRRNVGKSTFVNTLAKAPRVIVSEVPGTTRDSIDVHFQMDGKTFMAIDTPGLKRTRSIASDIEFYSLHRAQRSIRRADVVMLFFEPTQRISKVDKQLCDYIARQYKPCIFVINKWDLYIETMPTEKWVQYLHDTFRTMWHVPIAFITGQTGKNVKALLNHAQVLYKQSRRRVATADLNKLVRAAIEANQPPVYQGRQPKIYYATQVGIEPPTIVLFCSNPGAIPETYRRYLLGVFRERLPFREVPIKLYLRRREERDRPPPGVTLEDEPSAVAES is encoded by the coding sequence ATGCCATTGCCGCAGGTTGTTATCGTCGGTCGCCCAAACGTCGGCAAGTCGAGCCTGTTCAACTGGCTCGCAGGTCGGCGGCTGGCTATTGTCGATTCGACGGCCGGAGTCACTCGCGACCGGCTCACTTACCTGATGGATGAGCAGGGGATGTTTTTTGAGCTGGTGGATACTGGCGGCATGGGGTTCGATGACCCTGATAAGCTCACGCCGCAAATCGAAGAGCAAATCAACTCGGCACTGGAAGACGCGGCGGTGATCTTGTTTGCGGTTGACGCCCGCGATGGTTTGACGCCGGCCGACGAAGACATTTCGCGACGACTGCGGTATCTCGAAACGCCGATCGTTTGCGTCGCCAATAAAGCCGATGATGCGTCGATCGATCCCAACGCCGACGAGTTCTACAAGCTCGGTCGCGGCAAACTCATCTGCACCAGTACACTGCAAAATCGCAACCGGCAGGAGTTGCTCGATATGATCCTCGAGCGCCTTCCGCCGACGCTCGACGAAGACGCGGCCCCCGACGAGACGGAAATGAAGCTGGCGATTGTCGGTCGGCGCAATGTCGGAAAGAGCACGTTCGTGAACACGCTGGCCAAGGCGCCCCGGGTGATCGTCAGCGAAGTTCCCGGAACAACACGGGACAGCATCGACGTGCATTTTCAAATGGACGGCAAGACGTTCATGGCGATTGATACGCCCGGACTTAAGCGCACGCGGAGCATCGCCAGCGACATCGAGTTCTACAGTCTGCACCGCGCGCAGCGCAGCATTCGCCGCGCCGACGTCGTGATGTTGTTCTTTGAACCGACGCAGCGGATCAGCAAGGTCGACAAGCAACTTTGCGACTACATTGCCCGCCAATATAAGCCGTGCATCTTTGTCATCAACAAGTGGGATCTGTACATTGAAACGATGCCCACCGAAAAATGGGTGCAATATCTGCACGATACGTTCCGTACGATGTGGCACGTGCCGATCGCGTTCATCACGGGCCAAACCGGCAAAAACGTCAAGGCCCTGCTCAACCACGCTCAAGTGCTCTACAAGCAATCGCGCCGCCGCGTGGCGACGGCCGACCTTAATAAGCTGGTGCGCGCCGCGATCGAAGCCAACCAGCCGCCGGTCTATCAAGGCCGCCAACCCAAAATCTACTACGCCACTCAAGTCGGCATCGAGCCGCCGACGATCGTGCTGTTTTGCTCGAACCCTGGAGCGATTCCAGAAACGTATCGGCGATATTTGCTCGGCGTATTCCGCGAGCGCCTGCCGTTCCGCGAAGTGCCGATTAAGCTCTACCTGCGTCGACGCGAAGAGCGCGACCGCCCGCCGCCGGGAGTAACGCTCGAGGATGAGCCGTCGGCGGTGGCAGAATCTTGA